Proteins from one Caulobacter sp. X genomic window:
- a CDS encoding acyl-CoA dehydrogenase family protein has protein sequence MDFNFTEEQSMLRDTVASFLQDKYDFDTRRKIVSSDSGWRADYWKAFAEELGILGAPFSEELGGLGGGAVDNMIVMEEFGKALVIEPYLGTVVIGGGFLKHSGYASAASVIEGIIGGTTTIAFAYGEPQARYTWRDLKTTAKKDGSGWVLNGHKAVVIGAPFATHLIVTARTGGAQRDAGGVGVFLIDKSLPGVVTRDYPTVDGNRASEVYFENVSVPADALIAEDGLALVDKVIDEATAAVGAEAVGVLRKLHEGTLDYAKQRKQFGTAIANFQVLQHRMVDMFIEVEQSVSMTYMATIKLEEEAAERAKAVSAMKVRIGRACKFVGQNAIQIHGGMGMTDELAIGHYFKRATMIEGLFGSVDHHLKRYESLSFDAAA, from the coding sequence ATGGATTTCAACTTCACCGAAGAACAGTCGATGCTCCGCGACACGGTCGCGAGCTTCCTGCAGGACAAGTACGACTTCGACACCCGCCGCAAGATCGTCAGCTCGGACAGCGGCTGGCGCGCCGACTACTGGAAGGCCTTCGCCGAGGAGCTGGGCATCCTGGGCGCGCCGTTCTCGGAAGAGCTGGGCGGCCTGGGCGGCGGCGCCGTCGACAATATGATTGTCATGGAAGAGTTCGGTAAGGCTCTGGTCATCGAGCCCTATCTGGGCACCGTGGTGATCGGCGGCGGCTTCCTGAAGCACTCGGGCTACGCCAGCGCCGCCTCGGTGATCGAAGGGATCATCGGCGGGACCACCACCATCGCCTTCGCCTATGGCGAGCCTCAGGCCCGCTATACCTGGCGCGACCTGAAGACGACGGCCAAGAAGGACGGTTCGGGGTGGGTCCTGAACGGCCACAAGGCCGTGGTGATCGGCGCGCCGTTCGCCACCCACCTGATCGTCACCGCCCGCACCGGCGGCGCCCAGCGCGACGCCGGCGGCGTTGGCGTGTTCCTGATCGACAAGAGCCTGCCGGGCGTCGTCACCCGCGACTATCCGACCGTCGACGGCAACCGCGCCTCGGAAGTCTATTTCGAGAACGTCTCGGTTCCGGCCGACGCCCTGATCGCCGAGGACGGCCTGGCCTTGGTCGACAAGGTGATCGACGAGGCCACCGCCGCCGTCGGCGCCGAGGCCGTGGGCGTGCTGCGCAAGCTGCACGAGGGCACGCTGGACTACGCCAAGCAGCGCAAGCAGTTCGGCACGGCCATCGCCAACTTCCAGGTGCTGCAGCACCGGATGGTCGACATGTTCATCGAGGTCGAGCAGTCGGTGTCGATGACCTACATGGCCACCATCAAGCTCGAGGAAGAGGCCGCCGAGCGCGCCAAGGCCGTGTCGGCCATGAAGGTCCGCATCGGCCGGGCCTGCAAGTTCGTGGGCCAGAACGCCATCCAGATCCACGGCGGCATGGGCATGACCGACGAACTGGCCATCGGCCACTACTTCAAGCGCGCCACGATGATCGAGGGGCTGTTCGGCTCGGTCGACCACCATCTGAAGCGCTACGAGTCGCTGTCGTTCGACGCGGCGGCCTGA
- a CDS encoding acyl-CoA dehydrogenase family protein, which yields MNLDFSPEDLAFRDEVRAFIAENYPAGLREKQEEGEEMAKEDFLAWHRILAKKGWVAPAWPTQYGGPGWTSVQRYIWSEETARADCVPILPFGINMVGPVIYTFGTPEQKERFLPPTLTGDIWWSQGYSEPGAGSDLASLKTKAERFTGDDGKEYYLVNGQKTWTTLAQHGDWIFCLVRTDPNAKIQEGISFLLIDMKSPGVTVRPIITLGGEHEVNEVWFENVKVPVENRIYEENKGWTCAKFLLAHERSGIAGVARSKRGIERIRQIASTELSDDGSALIKDPMFKRKVAELEIDLTALEYTELRTLAGEAAGKGPGPESSLLKIKGTEIQQRITELVLEAAGHYGAPYFRGFPTDGDNAHPIGPDFAHRAAPTYFNVRKTSIYGGSNEIQRNIIAKMVLGL from the coding sequence ATGAATCTCGACTTCTCGCCCGAGGACCTCGCCTTCCGCGACGAGGTCCGCGCCTTCATCGCCGAGAACTATCCGGCGGGCCTGCGCGAAAAGCAGGAGGAGGGCGAGGAAATGGCCAAGGAGGACTTCCTGGCCTGGCATCGCATCCTCGCCAAGAAGGGCTGGGTCGCCCCGGCCTGGCCGACCCAGTACGGCGGTCCGGGCTGGACCTCGGTGCAGCGCTACATCTGGTCGGAAGAGACCGCCCGCGCCGACTGCGTGCCGATCCTGCCGTTCGGCATCAACATGGTCGGCCCGGTGATCTACACCTTCGGCACGCCCGAGCAGAAAGAGCGCTTCCTGCCGCCGACCCTGACCGGCGACATCTGGTGGAGCCAGGGCTATTCCGAGCCGGGCGCCGGTTCGGACCTCGCCAGCCTGAAGACCAAGGCCGAACGCTTCACCGGCGACGACGGCAAGGAGTACTACCTGGTCAACGGCCAGAAGACCTGGACCACCCTGGCCCAGCACGGCGACTGGATCTTCTGCCTGGTCCGCACCGACCCCAACGCCAAGATCCAGGAAGGCATTTCGTTCCTGCTGATCGACATGAAGTCGCCGGGCGTGACCGTGCGCCCGATCATCACCCTGGGCGGCGAGCACGAGGTCAACGAGGTCTGGTTCGAGAACGTCAAGGTGCCGGTCGAGAACCGCATCTACGAGGAGAACAAGGGCTGGACCTGCGCCAAGTTCCTGCTGGCCCACGAGCGCTCCGGCATCGCCGGCGTCGCCCGCTCCAAGCGCGGCATCGAGCGCATCCGCCAGATCGCCTCGACCGAGCTCTCCGATGACGGCTCGGCCCTGATCAAGGATCCGATGTTCAAGCGCAAGGTCGCCGAACTGGAGATCGACCTGACGGCGCTGGAATACACCGAACTGCGCACCCTGGCGGGCGAGGCCGCCGGCAAGGGGCCTGGTCCGGAATCCAGCTTGCTGAAGATCAAGGGCACCGAGATCCAGCAGCGGATCACCGAGCTGGTGCTGGAGGCCGCCGGCCACTACGGCGCGCCGTACTTCCGCGGCTTCCCGACCGACGGCGACAACGCCCACCCGATCGGCCCCGACTTCGCCCACCGCGCCGCCCCGACCTATTTCAACGTCCGCAAGACGTCGATCTACGGCGGCTCCAACGAGATCCAGCGCAACATCATCGCCAAGATGGTGCTGGGACTCTAG
- a CDS encoding nicotinate-nucleotide--dimethylbenzimidazole phosphoribosyltransferase encodes MTASPFADIRQLAVSPPAPGPSPTLEQGGRLAEISAWLTAWSGKSPPAVNRPVVALYAGARQGVGPRGYARDRLEAIASGGATVSRLAGVQGAGLEAFDLAIDRPSPDSVEKPSMSEKEAAATMAFGMEALAKQPDLLIPGVIVAEPARTAAALCLALFGGEASDWSDSPEPVAAAVARAKAEGMTDDPLEILRQLGGRETAAVVGAILAARTQKVPVLLDGYAACAAAAIVRAIEPSAIDHCLAAHVSPAKGHAKLLEILDKRPLLALDTFDEEGVGGASALALVKLACEVR; translated from the coding sequence ATGACCGCTTCTCCTTTCGCCGACATCCGCCAGCTCGCCGTCTCGCCGCCCGCGCCGGGACCGTCCCCGACGCTGGAGCAGGGCGGGCGGCTGGCCGAGATCTCGGCCTGGCTCACCGCATGGAGCGGCAAGAGCCCGCCGGCGGTGAACCGTCCGGTCGTGGCCCTGTACGCCGGCGCGCGCCAAGGCGTCGGGCCGCGCGGCTACGCCCGCGATCGCCTGGAAGCCATCGCCTCGGGCGGCGCCACGGTCTCGCGGCTGGCCGGCGTGCAGGGCGCGGGGCTTGAGGCCTTCGACCTCGCCATCGACCGCCCGTCGCCCGACTCCGTCGAGAAGCCCTCGATGAGCGAGAAGGAGGCCGCCGCCACCATGGCTTTCGGCATGGAGGCCCTAGCCAAGCAGCCCGACCTCTTGATCCCCGGCGTGATCGTCGCCGAGCCGGCCCGCACCGCCGCCGCCCTTTGCCTGGCGCTGTTCGGCGGTGAAGCCTCGGACTGGTCGGATAGTCCCGAACCGGTCGCCGCGGCCGTCGCGCGCGCCAAGGCCGAGGGCATGACGGACGACCCGCTCGAAATACTGCGCCAGCTGGGCGGCCGCGAGACGGCCGCCGTCGTCGGGGCGATCCTGGCCGCTCGCACCCAGAAGGTGCCTGTCCTGCTGGACGGCTATGCCGCCTGCGCCGCCGCCGCCATCGTCCGCGCCATCGAGCCCTCCGCGATCGACCATTGCCTGGCCGCCCATGTCAGCCCGGCCAAGGGCCACGCCAAGCTGCTCGAAATCCTCGACAAGCGGCCGCTTCTGGCGCTCGATACGTTTGATGAGGAAGGGGTCGGCGGCGCCTCGGCCCTGGCCCTCGTCAAGCTCGCCTGCGAGGTCCGCTAG
- a CDS encoding TIGR00730 family Rossman fold protein, which yields MPNESSRLGSVCVYCGSSNTVDPSYLTDAHAIGASFAKAGLKLVYGGGGVGLMGAAARGAHSAGGAVLGIIPSFLRGREQPFDDVETVVVETMHERKMLMFERSDAFVVLPGGIGTLEEIVELLSWRRLDLHQKPIVFHNPGGFWDPFFALIRHTVDLGLTPPSLLNAWRAVERAEDVTPALLTWDGEIDSVGEPATLRRLT from the coding sequence ATGCCCAACGAGTCTAGCCGTCTGGGCTCGGTCTGCGTCTATTGCGGATCGTCCAACACCGTCGATCCCAGCTACCTGACCGACGCCCACGCGATCGGCGCGAGCTTCGCCAAGGCCGGCCTGAAGCTGGTCTATGGCGGCGGCGGCGTCGGGCTGATGGGCGCGGCCGCCCGCGGCGCGCACTCGGCCGGCGGCGCGGTGCTGGGCATCATCCCAAGCTTCCTGCGTGGCCGCGAGCAACCGTTCGACGACGTCGAGACCGTGGTCGTCGAGACCATGCACGAGCGCAAGATGTTGATGTTCGAGCGCTCGGACGCCTTCGTCGTGTTGCCCGGCGGCATCGGCACGCTGGAAGAAATCGTCGAATTGCTATCTTGGCGCCGTTTAGATCTTCACCAGAAGCCGATCGTGTTCCATAACCCCGGCGGCTTCTGGGACCCCTTCTTCGCCCTGATCAGACACACCGTCGATCTGGGCCTCACCCCGCCCAGCCTGCTGAACGCCTGGCGCGCGGTCGAGAGGGCCGAGGACGTCACCCCCGCCCTGCTGACCTGGGATGGCGAAATCGACAGCGTCGGCGAGCCGGCCACGCTTCGGCGGTTGACTTAG